A window from Cryptomeria japonica chromosome 1, Sugi_1.0, whole genome shotgun sequence encodes these proteins:
- the LOC131075767 gene encoding chaperone protein dnaJ 20, chloroplastic-like: MAPFTTNTANLSFHTHAFRSYDHSFNSFPSAKQSNHSNTVRRIKLNSVIRMRAIRDDHDSSSSCFLPTMTLYDVLCVPQSAELGEVKKAYREKVRIYHPDVCPPEEKEKSCKMFLLVQEAYETLSDPMLRADYDLNLLFNPQLLLSQKRNMKPNWADQIESLRVRSRSGERKTWGEKMRRSREEMAAH; the protein is encoded by the coding sequence ATGGCTCCATTCACTACCAATACTGCTAACTTATCATTCCATACTCATGCTTTCAGATCTTATGATCACTCATTCAATAGTTTCCCATCTGCAAAACAATCAAATCATAGTAATACAGTGAGGAGGATAAAGCTGAATAGTGTGATAAGGATGAGAGCCATCAGAGATGATcatgattcttcttcttcttgttttcttccaACAATGACTTTGTATGATGTGTTGTGTGTTCCACAGAGCGCTGAATTGGGTGAAGTGAAGAAGGCGTACAGGGAGAAGGTCAGAATATACCACCCTGATGTCTGCCCGCCTGAGGAGAAAGAAAAATCCTGCAAAATGTTTCTTCTAGTGCAGGAGGCTTATGAGACTCTGTCTGATCCCATGCTAAGGGCTGATTATGATTTGAACCTCCTTTTCAATCCTCAGTTATTGTTGTCACAGAAGAGAAATATGAAGCCCAACTGGGCAGATCAGATTGAAAGTCTTAGAGTGAGGTCGAGGAGTGGTGAGAGGAAGACATGGGGAGAGAAAATGCGGCGCTCCAGAGAAGAAATGGCGGCGCATTGA